The genomic interval GTTATTGTGTTGTTTCTCCAATTCTGTTTTTGCCTCTATTACTGTGATGTTTCCCCAAATTTTCTCCTatgtttcccaattgcaaaaaagtaaaaaaaaaaggctgtttcccaGTCAATTATGACGTTTTGCCTATCCCCAGGAAAACCGTCGTCATGAAGGCCTGCCCCAGGTCCAGGACGACCCGTTTGCAGACGACCCGTTCCGCCAGAAGCAGCGTTCTCTGCTCCATTTACAGCAACTAGAGGATCCCTACCCCCGGGGACACTCCCCAGCGGCTGGCAGCGAACGCATGAGTATGGGTAGTTGCATAGAAATTTTATCTCAATTTAGATTATAAAAGAAAAGTCAGATATCTTTTATTTACTGAGTGTTTAGcacttatttctttaaaattgtctGATTTGTTTGTCATTGGCAAATTTGTGTACCGGGTGTATGTTAAGCAAAATCTTATGAtgaaaaatggtgttttttttttttgatgaaGTGATATACTGTTGATCTTTGAATAATATTTTACCACTTAGCTGTATTTAAGCTAGACTACATTGTATACTTTCCATCAAAATGTGATTTAGAAAAGGTAAGAATAAACAAGTATGTTGACCACTGTGATGTAAATGTTCATGTTCTACTACATCAGGTCCAGGCAGTCTTCACAGCCTTCATGATCGTCCCCCGCAGTATGACGGGCGGGAGGGCCCAGTCCGCTACGTGGAGGACGACCCTCACCACCCAGATGACAATTACCCGGAGGACAGATCTCACACACCTTCTGGGAATGAGGATTGTAAGTGCTGCAGTGTATTCTGTATGAGATTGGACTtaaatttaaataagttttatttctCTCCCTTTCTATGCAAAACTAGATTAACAAATAGTTCTTAACTTTGATGGGTTTTATGACAATCAAAATTTAGGTGAACTTAATAATGGGAGGAGGGTGTCTTCCTCCACTGAGTTGGTTCCAAAACACACCTGTGTTCTTTTTTGTCATAAACTATACTGTCAACAAAATTGGGctttaacattattaattttgGCAGCTAAAGTGGATATTTTTGATAAATGGTTCTCAGTTCTAACAGAAAGAAATATGTTGGTATGCAGATGGAGTAGATTGTGTTCAGCATCACACTGCAGTTTGAAGTTGGCATTTTTGTGTGAAATGTGCTTTAAatgtctatatacatgtatacaaacttgACATAACATGTGTACAGCTGTGGTAATGTCAGAGCATCTGGGCATCACTTAGATGAggaatttaaaacttaaaaaaaagctttttattttaataggatAAGATCTAAAGATATTTTACATTTGGAGCTTTTGTGATAATTGACCTATTTTTGAGATTAATTTAACATCATGTTAAGTCATTAAGATCTCTCTGACAAGATTTCTTCAAAGAGAAAGATTTTAATGACATTTGTATACTTTACGCTGTTTTGTGGCAGCAATGCGGTGGCGGTCACCTGACCTCCAGGAGGTGATAGACTTTCTGAGTCATCCTAGCGATGCCATCAAGGCCAACGCTGCTGCATACCTTACCCACCTCAGCTACATGGACGACAACATCAAGCAGAAGATACGAGGTCTGAACGGCATTCCTCTACTTGTGGACATGCTGAACAGCGACTTTCCTGAGGTGCATAAGAACGCCTGCGGGGCGTTGAAGAACATGTCCTATGGGCGACACAATGATGAGAACAAGGTAGGCTGGGCTTGTGTGGTTGTATTGCTGTACTTGAAATAATGTAATGAATATGGCTTTAGCTGGGTCAGCTACCTGAGTTGGTAGAAGGCTAGGCTCACATGTTCAAATGCCCTGGTGGCCCACATATTTTGTGTATGCATTGGTCAttcattatttgaataattattaaacataaatgatgTTGTCAGTTGCTGGCATAAATATGTGCATTTGATACTTGTTAATCATGTTTACCCAGGAAGAGTTTTAAGTAGGTTGTGTTACTGCCTTGATATAACTGAACaattcaaacaaacacaaattcaatgtgcATTTAGTGTATTGAATTCTTATCCAATAAGCTTACTGGAGATGAATGTGCATGTGAGTTGGTTAAAATGTCCAAGCCTTGGGTCTCAATTGAGGTTTATCTCTAGTTTATATATCATATTAAGATTCTGTTTTAAAAAGTATGAActgaaataattttgtttttaattttatacaCAGAAATAAGCAAGTGACATTTGTTTATAATGATCAGTTAAACTACTTTCAAGTGGGCTATTGGTTCAATACTCATCTTCTTGTGCAATTTAAGCGTTCTATCCGTAATGCGGGTGGTATCCCGGCGTTGGTACGGTTGCTAAGGAAGACCCAGGATGAGGATACCCGGGACCTGGCTACAGGCGTGCTCTGGAACCTCTCCTCATGTGATGTATGTGCTGCATTGGAGCCTTGCTCTTAAAACACGGGGTGTAATGCATTTTATGGGATTTTTTCGTtctcagcgaaaatccagttgaggcggaaagtgttgtgcctgattagcctgtgtggcaagcatgtattaaacccacttttaacaGACTGAGGCTTATTTGTACAATTATTTAATTGCTTTCATTTTTGCATTTATTATATGGTGTGACAGACAGTCATCATTCTTAACAGTTAAATTTTGGGGTAGGTTGGAAATACTAATTTCACTAGTAGTGTTTGTGaaggaaataaataatattcaacCATTTAAGATACGAATGCATCATATTTTATTAAGGTTATTATGGAAACATTATTTATTGAACAGTCTGGGGCCATTTTGTAAAGTGCAAGTGGTACATGTATGATTTCTTACTGCTGGCAGGATTTGAAGAAAGCCATTATAGATGATGCGCTGGCAGTGCTGGTGAACAGCGTGGTGATACCGCAGTCTGGGTGGGAGAAACGGGGTCTGCCTCCAGTACACAACCAGGACTCCTGGACCACAACCTTCCGCAATGCAACCGGAGTTTTACGGTATGGCGTGTAGTCTTGTTGTATTATGCTGTCTGAAGTCTGTAGTGTTACTGTATGACTACTTGTAATTTGGCTTGACGTCTGGAGTTTTATGGTGCAGCATTTAATCTGGAGTCGTGCAGAACAGCTTGTAGTCCCTAGTAGGGCTTGTAATGGCGCTTGTAATAGGTTGTATAACAGTTGTATTTCTTATCACAGACatatttcaaatgtttgcatCAAATTTTATTTCCAATTTTGTTGAAATGCTGTACTTTTGGAGATACACTTTCAGTTGTTTGAGATCCCTGTCATATATTGTAGGAACGTGAGTTCAGCAGGTGAAGAAGCCAGGAAGAGACTGCGAGAGTGTAACGGACTTGTGGACTCATTAATTCACACGCTAAAGATAGCAATTGATCAAAATAATGTGGACAATAAACCAGTCACAAACTGTGTATGCACGTTGCGGAATTTGGCATTCCGAATTCAGGAAGTTGCTGATCCAGACTTTTATAAGAAGCGTGACGCAACTCTGCGGAGACAGAAGAAACAGGAGAAAGGAGGTAATCAATTTGGGTTTGAAactgattatattaaaaatgGAGTAAAATGCATAGAGTGAGTACATTTTGACCCATAAAAAGCACAGATAAATCTCtgtgttttaacaatattttttttatcttatccTTTTAAGAGCCAAACTGATTTATGAAGAAAAAAGAAATAACTGCTATTCTTGTCTCAAACTTCCTAGGCTTCCCTGTATAATGAGTATACTTCAGTCTGTCTTCAAATACTGGCTGCACACCTATCTAGGCTTGCCTGTATAATAGTTATCTTTTAGCTGTCTTTAAATACGGGCCTTACACTTATCTAGGCTTGCCTGTATAATCGGTACACTTCAGGCTGCCCTTAAATACCGGCCTAACGCATAATTAGGCTTGCCTTATAATGAGTAATCTTCAGGCTTTGTTTAAATTCTGGCCTCAGACTTATCTAGGCTTGCCTGTATAATGAGTAATCTTCAGGCTGTCTTTAAAACTGGCCTCAGACTTATGCTTCTACATACAGGGACAACTGGCTGTTTTGGTGGTGGCAATAAAAAGAAAACGGGACCAAATAAAGGACAAACTATAGAAGATGAGTATGTATATTTCATGATTTTgtgattatataatatattatctgcaaaagcaaaatatatttgttaattaaataaacattaatgtgAAGATTATTGCCATCAACATAAGCAACTTTAAATGGTTGCAACAAATTGGTGTGCAATAATGCATGTGTACAATTCAGTTTACTGTTAATTTTTTGCTAATTGACGAGATCTGAAGAAGGCCATTGCATAAATACTACAGATTGCAACAAATAGCTCAATATGTGTTCACATCTTTGGTTATTAAagtattcaaatatttgattgTCTGGTATTCAATACATGTGAACAAGATTTGAATGTTTATGATGCTTTCTTACtatcaaaaatatatacttataaaaacatgcaacaatattgataaatttacagCATCAAGTGTTATTATTTATCCAAGAAAGaaaagacaaacaaacagaccttcATCACGAACTTTCATCCATATGGCTCTTAAATTCTTCAGCAGTTCTCTTAAATTACTCTCATAAAAAATTGCAGCCTTTCGATGCTCAGGTATAACAGAGATGCAAgacaaattgtttatttgttggCAGTTTCAAAATTTTAAGAACTATAGTTGGCGAATATCCTGTTTGATtgaacttaaccctttgcatgctgggaaatttgtcgtctgctaaaatgtcgactgctgaatttataaaattagcattttcttcgatttttttcaaagaatatcatcagaatagcaaacagtttggatcctgatgagtcgccacgttttgtggcgtctcatctggatccaaactgtttgcaaaggccttcaaaattcggttctcgcactgaaagggttaattgtgTATTATGTGCTTGATAATAACCTGCAGTTGACAATTTCATCTCAGGCTTTAATATTAGTTACATCAAAGTGTTAACACATCAGTATGGTGAAAGGGTGATTTTGACACCTATACTGTATACTTGAGATCCATAAGCCCCACAGAGCGTTGGTCATTAGAGACAAATAGTTGCATCCCTAATTTATACATAGTGGCTTAACTtgacataaaatatcaaaataattttttgaaaaaaagtacaAGAAtctttgattttaataataaaatgtttaaattaaaattaaaatcaggGTAAACAAAAACTTGACATGTGTAGCCAGAAACCTAGAACCACTTGTATTTTACTATAGCTTTGTGAAATGTTCTTGACTTGGAACTGAAGTACAGTTGCTTCTTGTACAAGTAAACATTAGGAcaaacatatgtgtcttgttctgataaaactggacttaattcatgtgcgtaaagtgtcgtcccagattagcctgtgcagtccgcacaggctaatcagggacgacactttccgctttaatggtatttttagtttcaaggaagtccctccttaccgaaaatcaagtttaggcggaaagtgtcgtccctgattagcctgtgcggactgcacaggctaatctgggacgacactttacgcacatgaattaagcccaattttctcagaacaagacacatataattttGTAACAGAACTCAGCCTCAGCTACCCCAGACGGCTCAAGTGTTCCGGGCACTATGGGGTGTGGATGCTGTACGCTACTTCCTGCAGCTTCTCACTGGATCCAATCCCACAATGCTCGAGGCTTCCTGTGGGGCCATACAGAACCTAGCAGCATGTGACTGGAAGGTTAGAGTCTCAAGAGTTTGGTTGTTTCAGTCCTTTAATAAAGATTAATACTAGACAGTGCGAATTACAAAAATAGTTTTTGGCCTTTAATAATATATACCAATATGTGTGttgaattatatacatatattataccTCACATCATAATGCTTCTTTGCATGTATTAATATACAAGGTAAGTTATAATAACCCTCAATGTGAAGTAAAGGGGGCGATACTGGAATCTATATGAATATCAGTCTGCCCGTGGGTCTTTGTGTCCATAAGAGTTTGTGAAATGTGAAAGGCCAACCCTGTTTTGTGTAATACAGTAAGTTAAATGCATATATCAATTGTCCACTACAGGAAGTTAAATGCAGGTATGAGCCtgttttgttgtttatgttgATTTGATGAATGTTAAAGTCCCAATTTATTTTTTCCCTCAGTTTGCAATAGAGATTCGGGCGCTGGTGCGCAAGGAGAAGGGGCTGCCTAGCCTGGTGGACCTGCTCACGTTTGAGGAGGAGAGAGTGGTCGGGGCTGCAGCCACCGCCCTCAGGAACCTCTCCATTGATGAACGCAACAAGGAACTTGTCGGTAAGGGATACATCGCTAATCTACATGACTTTATTGTAAAGGGTCTCATTAAATCTTTACTCTGTCCAATTTCTGGTCATTCATGAAGGACAGAATGCTGAAGTCTCCATCAAAATGatcttttaagatttttttatagaCATTATAGAtcatttactgaaacatttacTCTGATTATCTGAAATAACAATTTTGGCTGTAACTATGATATTTATCTTTCAATTATCACAAATCAAGCTTTAAATCAATATGAAAACAGTAAGCCTAACGAGATGTGTCCGCAGTTTGGAAAAAtgacaattacattttttgttaaatgtttaaagtatatgttcatttttttataatgatcaATCAAAATAAGCAAAATTATTAAGAATTTGTCTCACATTTTATTGATAATTTAGCAAAACTGTATTACCGACATATGGTTTATAATATTATTCACATTTGATAGCCTGCAATGTATAGTGGTAGTGTAAAGGCTTTTGCTTCTAGAGATCCCAGGTTTGAACCCTAGGGATAGCAGAGTTTTAATTTATCATATTCcttgtaatttatattatttaaaactattcaaaatataacagtccagtaaatgtattatatttttccacaaaaaaaaacacactttttttccTTCCATACAAATGCAGATACCTTGTAAAGACATTTCTCTTTTAAAGTTGACTATTGTATCAGATTCTTCACATGATTAAAGGAACATTCAGAATACACTTTGATATTGGCAGTATATAATTCATCCTTTGCATCTTGCTACATAATAACTCATTGTGTGGTGTTATTGGCCTTATTCCTTCATCGCCAACCCCTTACTGTTGTCCTTTCTCAGGCAAGTATGCCATGAAGCAGCTGGTGAGCAACATTCCCCAGGACGGTCGACCCCGGGAGACTTCGGACGAAACAGTGGCAGCGGTTCTCGCATGCTGTGAAGAGGTCATACAGCATAACCAGGACTTTGCGAAGTACGGCAGTCATTGAAATTAGTACTTGACCTAGCAAGCATACATTTATATGTTGTTATTTAAACACTTGAATTTTTGTGTTATTACTTAAAACCAAGAAAATGTTGTACGACGCCGTATCTGAGCAGGCCATATTCACAATTTTACAGTCCCTGTCTTATGCTTGTTTTGATAACTGCAATGGGCGcacaattttatgtttaaaaatgtcagaaATTGTCTTTTGTTAGTTAGTAATTTTAAAATTCCAATCAGGTATATCAAAAGAGGTCCTTAGAAGAACTTAATGATATAGATTGTTAAAAATTGATTGCTTTGTTTGCTACATTTGATTGTGTTCAACTCATATATTGAACAATAAATTAAGGAGTATTCAAATCTGGTCCTTAAAGTACTATTTTGTTCATGTGAATTTAAGAACTTGATACCAGAAATTTTCTGGTGTTTTGTTCTGCAGATGTTCATTTCATGAACTAGGTTGACAAATAAATTAGCTTAGATATGTCTATTTAATTTCAGTCACTTCATTAACATTTAAAGATGTTGCTTTATTGTAGTGATTAAATGGGGAATCAATTGCAGAATTGTAAtgtgtatgcccccggatcgtaagatcgggggcatattgcttttggcctgtctgtctgtctttcattcattgtttgtgtctcaaaacttttaccttggttaaagttttgcaataacttttgcattattgaagatagcaacttgatatttggcatgcatgtgtatctcatggagctgcacatttttagtggtaaaaggtcaaggtcatccttcaaggtcaaaagtcaaatatattgcttcaaagcgacacaatagggggcattgtgtttctgacaaacacatctcttgtttgttattattaCAATGCAATATAAAATCTGTGAAATGCTCTACTGTTTGTGTGAAATGCTCTACTGTTTGTCCAGGTCGTTTGTGAATGAGCGAGGTGTCCCAAGACTGATGTCTATAGTGAAACACCAGGAGCAGTTCAATCCAAGGTGCTGCAAGTTTGCCCTAGCTGTAAGTGCTACAAAAGGCCATTAGCTCTACTACCCTCTCAAAATATGCTTCAGATACTTTCATACATAGTtgaataattcaatataaaataaactaGCAATTGTACGAAAGGTTACAAATGGACTCAACTGTAGAATATTAACGGGATAAAATGTTTCATGCTGcattggtctgtctgtttgttcaTCAGTCTGTCCATTTATACGAGGTTTACATTAAAATGATGTGTTTTGTCTCACATTAATTATGCTTTCTTCAAAGCTTTcttcaaagctttgatacttacatAGATGTTGTTAATGAACACTCTACTTAAGCCCATCAACAGAAATCATTTTAACCTTGACCTATGGACTTAATTCTAAAGGTTGAGTAGAATGAATTTcttaattgaacataaaatgcttcctacaaagctttTGTAATTACATAGTTGTTATCTATAAATGCTCTTAAAACACTCAAGATCATCTGACCTGATTTTGACATTAACATTGACCGTACTTTGGACAAGAACATATTGATTCTGACAAAGCTTCCAAATGCAAAATattgggcgggggggggggggaagttgTGGATAATGgatttaatcaattgtttttatatgttaaccctttgcatgctgggaaatttgtcgtctgctaaaatgtcgtctgcagaatttctaaaattagcattttcttcgatttttttcaaagaatactatcagaatagcaaacagtttggatccagatgagacgccacgttttgtggcgtctcatctggatccaaactgtttgcaaaggcctttaaattcggttcccgcactgaaagggttaacattgaCTTATTCATTTAATCATTATGTAACAAGTACTGCCTCACATGTTTACTTTAGGGGTAAAAAAAAGAAGTGTGTTTCCACTGATTTCTTCATTAAAATAAGAAAGGTTGTTcacttgtgttgttgtttttcaatacacatgtttatttatccCTTTCAATTAGGATATTTAGTGACAGAGAGTCACCGAAGTCTTCCAAATCTACATTTTGtcttaaaattaaattgtgtgtttgtaacaaaacacattttccaATTAATTTAACAGTACTGAttgaataaaacaacatttagaCTGGCCTATTTTCTCTAGAATATTCAAGATGTCCTGTTCTTACCTGTATACTGATATTCATGCACTGTGTGCTCAGGTGGCCAAGACCTTGTGGGGCTTCAAGGTGCTGCACTCAGACTTCAACCAGAATGGATACACACAGAAGGACTTCTGCCCTCCCCAAGCGGCCAGGTAAGACCACAAGTCACTGGGAAAATACACTAAGTTTATTGACATAAACCAGGGCTTCTTACAAGGCTCAGTGGATGGAAATCTAGCCTTTAATTAAATGGATGGAAAATAGCACATGAAAACCaaactgaaaatgaatagggAATGATGTTTCAAGGAGTAAGTTTCCTTTTTGGTGAGAAGtcaatttgttttaagaaatgtgcaTAGAGAATGCAGCCTATATTTGTCCATTGGCTGTAGAAGATAAAAAGCCCTATACGTATACtaatttgttttttgaaaaatgtaaacaaataataatgtaataaggTTTATTTGCTTTCAACTTTTGATGCAGTGTAAACAgaatatcatacaaaaacaaaatgtagTATTCTTTTATGGTCCATATAAGCACATAATACCATTGCATATAATATAGAAATTTTGAGAAAGAACATAACGCGTATTTGTCACCttgaattgaaatattaaaaGGTAAGAAATTATAAGTCGTTTAAAATAAAACTCTTAGATTTAAGGTTTGTTAAATGATAGGTTGTGTTGTTCAGGTCCCAACCGCAGAGCAATTACAGCACGTTACGACAGAACCAAGGCTATGACGACACAACAATGCGTTCTCGTCATGGCAACGGGAATGGTTACCCTAGTAACCACATGACAGGAAGCAATCCCCGCTTGGTACAGGGCCACAGCAATCCTGCACTGGACCAACATGGTAATGACATGCTGTACAAGGAACTGATTCAATGCTTGTACATTATAATGACCTGTTGATTTTGTTCCTCTCTCTGGAAATTATTCATAATTTTGTAAATCAGATCTATGTTCATTCTGCCAAATTACTGATTTTAATATCTAGTTTACTGCATTTCCAATATTGCAAAATCATGTTTATTTGTGGGAATTAAATTAACTAAAAATGACAACTATGTGTACATGTAAATTTGTGTATTTCTgatctgattttattttttattggacTTCGCTTCAATCACTCGCCAATTTTTTTGTAACACATGTCTGCAATGTATCGAGGAGGGTCGAGTAAAGAAGAGGTTTAATCACATTGAAAACTAGTTGCTTGTTATGGCAAAACGATATTGAAACAGCTTTACTTTACTTGAGTTACAATATATGTCAAGTGTCAGCTAAGTACTTTGAGTATTGCTTTCTCAGTTGTGAAGTAACACTAATGCAAGAAGTTTAATATCTAAATTGCAAAAGAAAATGCTGTCTTTTGTTAAGTGCTTTGATTAATAATGCCTTTTGTGCATAAGGTAATTAAGTCTTCAGAATTCCAGATAGGTCTTctcataaaataagaaaaaaaacgtcaaattaataataaataagtattttgcAGTTAGTAAATATTGCTAAGTTAGTATTCATATGCTGCTCAAATAGATATAGACTCAAAAAAGTTGGTCATCTTAAGTTTTGGTTAGTTGACAGCAAGGTTCAATTCAGCCTTTAGTCTGATGTTTATGATTATGTGTTGTAGATATGTATGGCAGTAGGCAGGGGATACCAATGGTGGACATCCCAGCCCAGCCCGCTGGATATGCCCCCATAGATGACCCTGTCCACACAAAACCCAGGAACAAACTGCCTGCTGGAGCTGTACCTCTATTCCCAGTAAGAACATACATCCAGTGGCCTTAATCACATTAATGTGAGACACACATACATGCAGTGGCCTTAATCACATTAATGTGAGACACACATACATCCAGTGGCCTTAATCATATTAATGTGAGACACACATGCAGTGGCCTTAATCACATTAATGTGAGACACACATACATCCAGTGGCCTTAATCATATTAATGTGAGACACACACACATGCAGTGGCCTTAATCACATTAATgtgagacacacacacacatgcagtGGCCTTAATCACATTAATGTGAGACACACACACATGCAGTGGCCTTAATCACATTAATGTGAGACACACATGCAGTGGCCTTAATCACATTAATGTGAGACACAATAACACTGCTTTTGAATGTGCATGTTTCCACAAACTTGAAGACTCTGAATGACGGAGCCTGTTGAAGTGTTTTTAATGTTGCTTcagttaaatatttaatgatttaataaaGGCCACACAATTATTGAGTAATGCAATCATAATTATCATCCATAATTGAAGCACTTTACTACGCAGATATCTGGGATTAAGTTGGAGAAGTTGTATATGCCTAACATCTCTGAATCATATACAGCACTGTCAGGTTAAATCACGGATTTGTTTCTTGTATAGAGTTGTAACGTCTATTACTATGAATTAATTAATTTGGTATATGACTCGATGCTGATTTGTGAGGCCTGACTGTGATGCAGAGCTTGTGCTTGTAGGTTGATAACACAGAGCCTGTCTATGCCCAGGTCCAGAAGAACCGTAACCACGGTGATGAGAGGGCAGAGCACGGAGGCCCTGGTCAGATGATGCTGTCAGCTGACAACCCAGACGGGGTCGACTCCTGGGTCTAGCAAGGGCAGGGACCCTGGTCTGGTGCATATGTAAGAGACACAACTGTGATTCATCAACTGGGAAAGACTGCCTGAAATGGATGGGAAAGAGTGTCTGAAATCAATTGGAAAGGGTGTCTGAAATCGATAATAAAGAGTAGCTGAAATGTATGCAACAATAGTCTTAAAATTGTTTCTGGTTTGGTGACAAAGGCATAGAACATGGTGAATTGTCAATCATTTTTAAAGATACAGAAACAGTTTTTGAAATAATCTTCGTGGCAATCAGCAACATTTGTGAAGACATACGCAATAGCTCTGACTAATGTAAGCTTAATACATAAATAATCTTTGATTGTTAGGTTGGCAATGTTTTGGAGGTTTGACTGTTCTCTTGACCATTTCTTAAGAGCACTCCATCATAGTTGGCCAAGGACCTGATTTCACATGGGTGAATCAGCAAGGACCCTGCAACTGTTTGACAAATATAGATCTGAACTAAGTGTTGAGTGTTGATGACTGCAAGGATGTGCATGTAGGCCTAAACCGGACTAGCAAGCACACGGCTTGTAAGCTGCGTTCACTTGTGTCTGCTGACTTTTAAGTATTTGAACAAACATTCCAAAACCCACACTTTGTGGTTACACTGTAAcataattatgtgtaataatgaatatatataagctactaaataaatatttgtgtcttTACCTGTATATGTGTATTGGCAAAGTGAGCAACAAAGTTCATTCTTTTAAGGATGTGTTGAGTTGTGTCTTGCAAACATGGGTGTTTTTATGCTAGCCAAGCTCCATTCCAGCTTGCCCtattgcacagtctggtcagaagctccactgtccgctataaaataacacaaatgtttCATGGTCTTAATAGCAGACAGGGGAGGTCAAGACCAGGCTTTTAGCATGCTGAGGTTttaatggagctacgctggcggcatattgcataagacccagtCGGCTCACTTGAAGTCATGCAAAGTTGTTATGTAAGACAAGGTTGTGAGCACTGATATTGTGTGAGGAAAACATATCAGCTTTGTTTCGGTTGATATATCTTTGGTTGTGCAAAAGATAAATGTAATCATGCATTCTGAATACTGTTTTAACGCAACTGTTATgttaaattgcttattttagCAAACTGACTTGCTTGAATAGTAGTTATCTGTGCTGGGCATAATAGATGCACAATGAAATTACTCATTTTTGTATCACATTAGTATGCTAATTTTATCACTAACTTCAAATTTAAAGATTCTTTTTGTAAAATCAAGTGCAGAaaatgtatgtgcatttttaCCTGATGCAGTAACAGCACTTTTTACCATAAATGGTTGATGTATTTGTTCTGTGTCACATTCCAGgtgaattaatatatttttttattaaacactccattttttttattgaaaagtgttTTTGTCAACGACATAAAGATTGtctaaatgattaaaaaaaaataatgtacatttgtATCTGAAATGTCCAAAGATTATTTCTTGTTATGCATATATGCACATAATGTCACTTTCAAACCTTTGAATATCTTTACTTAAGATATA from Dreissena polymorpha isolate Duluth1 chromosome 1, UMN_Dpol_1.0, whole genome shotgun sequence carries:
- the LOC127837566 gene encoding catenin delta-2-like isoform X4, which encodes MPTGVSSRGYDDAYGTPQGFDVNHNKKDSILKSVREQEAQFERLTRELEEERARVSHKVQQNPAVSTYRIGSETESMNSISSTDDTFQWGGPQDDSLRFGDESHGLMDSCLHELQSRGTMHFGEDNMNYMPEDHYGGRGGPYSGDYNSYNGGPHHDTSMHSSHHSLQSNNSNRNPRIQLKQSNQNLGSRTSLPQDQHNDNYAPYSGLQRNVHPDSPVNGSQRGPPTPTRAPAPTDRYGAPQVEDSFYRQSPMLERGYRDDPRSKYMDSPRGGAQPQYPGDDRYNDNSFQGQPDSFHGPPDDYHDQPDSFQGRPNYSGSQHMIDRYGEPVDSRGPPPDDSRYQEEDSYREPQDDSFRGPVPQNDRHRDYDDDQPTNQSFLRDPHGNYGDPYYPEDENRRHEGLPQVQDDPFADDPFRQKQRSLLHLQQLEDPYPRGHSPAAGSERMSPGSLHSLHDRPPQYDGREGPVRYVEDDPHHPDDNYPEDRSHTPSGNEDSMRWRSPDLQEVIDFLSHPSDAIKANAAAYLTHLSYMDDNIKQKIRGLNGIPLLVDMLNSDFPEVHKNACGALKNMSYGRHNDENKRSIRNAGGIPALVRLLRKTQDEDTRDLATGVLWNLSSCDDLKKAIIDDALAVLVNSVVIPQSGWEKRGLPPVHNQDSWTTTFRNATGVLRNVSSAGEEARKRLRECNGLVDSLIHTLKIAIDQNNVDNKPVTNCVCTLRNLAFRIQEVADPDFYKKRDATLRRQKKQEKGGTTGCFGGGNKKKTGPNKGQTIEDETQPQLPQTAQVFRALWGVDAVRYFLQLLTGSNPTMLEASCGAIQNLAACDWKFAIEIRALVRKEKGLPSLVDLLTFEEERVVGAAATALRNLSIDERNKELVGKYAMKQLVSNIPQDGRPRETSDETVAAVLACCEEVIQHNQDFAKSFVNERGVPRLMSIVKHQEQFNPRCCKFALAVAKTLWGFKVLHSDFNQNGYTQKDFCPPQAARSQPQSNYSTLRQNQGYDDTTMRSRHGNGNGYPSNHMTGSNPRLVQGHSNPALDQHDMYGSRQGIPMVDIPAQPAGYAPIDDPVHTKPRNKLPAGAVPLFPVDNTEPVYAQVQKNRNHGDERAEHGGPGQMMLSADNPDGVDSWV